A genomic region of Synechococcus sp. NOUM97013 contains the following coding sequences:
- a CDS encoding RodZ family helix-turn-helix domain-containing protein: MALIQRSFPWMGWRRRKQESAGVDLSPAADPLFEAGLRLREHREQRGLSLRDLSREVRITTPVLEALERGWSDRLPEPAYLVAMLHRLEQYLDLEPESLSGALPEHGFQQQLPQDQRRTRFTLGSIDIFTTWQGSVVYGVVITVSLLALNQQQRQLAINNTKSFTPVALNLQKPEKQDASLPAPGLLELSLLKPSTITLSSASGDASTLRGVTGELKLQLLPPLELRVEPAPVEGTVQWNGRPQPPTEDAAGIYRLDQTSARNP; this comes from the coding sequence ATGGCTCTGATTCAACGTTCATTCCCCTGGATGGGGTGGAGGCGGCGCAAGCAGGAGTCAGCGGGCGTGGACCTCTCCCCCGCGGCTGACCCTCTGTTCGAAGCAGGGCTGCGCTTGCGAGAGCATCGTGAACAGCGTGGCTTGAGCCTGCGGGATTTATCCCGTGAAGTGCGCATCACCACACCGGTGCTGGAAGCCTTGGAGCGGGGCTGGTCTGATCGACTCCCGGAGCCGGCCTACCTGGTGGCCATGCTTCACCGGTTGGAGCAATACCTCGATCTTGAGCCGGAAAGTCTGAGCGGTGCGCTGCCCGAACACGGCTTTCAGCAACAACTGCCTCAAGATCAACGGCGCACTCGCTTCACGCTGGGCAGCATCGACATCTTCACCACCTGGCAGGGCAGCGTGGTGTACGGCGTTGTGATCACGGTCTCACTGCTGGCGTTGAACCAGCAGCAGCGCCAACTGGCGATCAACAACACCAAATCCTTCACCCCGGTGGCCCTCAACCTGCAGAAGCCGGAAAAGCAGGATGCATCCCTGCCGGCACCGGGCTTGCTGGAACTGAGCCTGCTGAAACCCAGCACCATCACTCTCAGCAGTGCGAGTGGCGATGCCAGCACCTTGCGCGGTGTGACCGGTGAACTGAAATTGCAACTGCTTCCGCCGCTGGAGTTAAGGGTGGAACCGGCACCCGTTGAGGGCACAGTGCAATGGAACGGACGACCCCAGCCGCCCACAGAGGATGCCGCCGGGATCTATCGCCTCGACCAAACCTCGGCACGCAACCCATAG
- a CDS encoding pseudouridine synthase, whose product MMQQRLQKLIASAGLCSRRRAEEWMLQGRVAVNGQVASPGDQADPACDQITVDGKPLPRGTASRVLLLHKPMGVISSCHDPQGRPTVLELIPTALRQGLHPVGRLDADSRGALLLSNHGDLTLKLTHPRYEHQKTYRVTVAGTPSQESLQRWREGIELDGSRTLPASVHLISSRRGHSKLEVTLREGRNRQIRRTAAKLGHPVIDLKRIAIGRLSLGSLPEGCWREIPEQEWRSLIRNA is encoded by the coding sequence TTGATGCAACAGCGACTGCAGAAACTGATCGCCTCCGCAGGACTCTGCTCGCGACGTCGGGCGGAGGAGTGGATGCTGCAGGGGCGTGTTGCCGTGAACGGCCAAGTGGCATCACCTGGAGATCAGGCTGACCCCGCCTGCGACCAGATCACGGTTGATGGCAAGCCCCTTCCGAGGGGAACCGCGTCACGCGTGCTGTTGCTGCACAAGCCGATGGGGGTGATCAGCAGTTGCCATGACCCCCAGGGGCGGCCAACCGTTCTGGAACTGATCCCGACAGCGTTGAGGCAGGGACTGCACCCGGTGGGCCGTCTAGATGCGGACAGCCGAGGGGCACTGCTGCTGAGCAACCATGGCGACCTCACCCTGAAACTCACGCATCCCCGCTACGAGCATCAGAAGACGTATCGGGTGACGGTTGCAGGCACACCGAGCCAGGAAAGCTTGCAACGCTGGCGAGAGGGCATCGAACTTGATGGATCGCGCACGCTGCCGGCCTCGGTGCACCTGATCTCCAGCCGGCGTGGTCACAGCAAGCTGGAGGTGACGCTCAGAGAAGGACGGAACCGACAGATCCGCAGAACTGCAGCGAAGCTGGGACATCCGGTGATCGATCTGAAGAGGATCGCGATCGGTCGCCTTTCGCTGGGATCTTTACCAGAGGGGTGCTGGAGAGAGATCCCCGAGCAAGAATGGCGCAGCCTGATCCGCAATGCATGA
- a CDS encoding sensor histidine kinase, which yields MTVSSGASLLVGITIGVLSSWALRDRWPGQERKRSKAGQTPPVISGYSLSTAQLLAWIDAATQGWLILTPDLTIGYINSRAERLLRFSSNLLVRGQPLDDVLSVPQLEEAIVSVRHQQRPQRCEWDQQGAPLEAIVLPGSDEWLLVLLQSRQSLEAQQQQQERWVSDVAHELKTPLTALMLVSDRLEGSVSDQDAVLVERLQRELKRLQLMVEDLLELSRLENVLPHEQGSYSPVCLDQLVEAAWNSIRPLADQRQVSLICNTEEPGPLLGEQSRLHRAVLNLLDNALRYSPDGNCVEVEILPSGGWWLLSVRDHGPGLSERDLSNMFQRFYRGDPSRARSNRSGSGLGLSIVQQIAVNHGGRVQARNHPDGGTSIEMLLPRGMH from the coding sequence ATCACCGTGAGCTCAGGCGCATCGCTTCTTGTTGGCATCACGATCGGTGTTTTGAGCAGCTGGGCGCTGCGTGATCGCTGGCCAGGCCAAGAGCGAAAACGATCGAAAGCCGGCCAAACCCCACCGGTGATCTCAGGCTATTCACTGAGTACAGCCCAGCTGCTGGCCTGGATCGACGCCGCCACCCAGGGATGGCTGATCCTCACGCCGGATCTGACCATTGGCTACATCAATTCCAGGGCCGAACGCCTGCTGCGTTTCTCCAGCAATCTTCTGGTGCGCGGCCAACCCCTCGACGATGTGTTGTCCGTCCCTCAGCTTGAAGAGGCGATCGTCAGCGTGCGCCATCAGCAGCGACCGCAACGCTGCGAATGGGATCAACAAGGCGCTCCTCTCGAAGCGATTGTTCTGCCGGGCTCAGATGAATGGCTGCTGGTGCTCCTGCAGAGTCGCCAGTCCCTGGAAGCACAGCAACAACAGCAGGAGCGCTGGGTGAGCGATGTCGCCCATGAATTGAAGACGCCTCTCACAGCTCTGATGCTGGTCAGCGACCGCCTTGAGGGATCCGTGTCCGATCAGGACGCGGTGCTAGTGGAGCGGCTGCAACGGGAACTGAAACGCCTGCAACTGATGGTGGAGGATCTGCTGGAGTTGTCCCGGCTGGAGAACGTGCTTCCGCATGAACAGGGGAGCTACTCACCGGTCTGTCTGGATCAGCTGGTGGAGGCGGCCTGGAACAGCATTCGCCCCCTCGCGGATCAACGCCAGGTCTCGCTCATTTGCAACACCGAGGAGCCGGGACCGCTGCTGGGAGAACAGAGCCGGTTGCATCGCGCCGTCCTCAACCTCCTCGACAACGCCCTGCGTTACTCACCCGATGGGAACTGTGTTGAGGTGGAGATTCTCCCCAGTGGCGGGTGGTGGTTGCTCTCCGTTCGAGATCACGGCCCCGGCTTGAGCGAGCGTGACCTCAGCAACATGTTCCAGCGCTTCTATCGCGGCGACCCGTCCCGCGCCCGCTCCAATCGCAGCGGCAGTGGTCTGGGTCTCTCGATCGTGCAGCAAATCGCCGTGAATCACGGCGGCAGGGTGCAAGCCAGAAATCACCCGGATGGTGGAACCTCCATCGAAATGCTGCTTCCCCGCGGTATGCACTGA
- a CDS encoding response regulator transcription factor: MLVTVASASAVSTARLLVVEDDDSIRETMQEALKAEGFDVTTCQNGSDALTQLTTTAEEGIDALVLDLMLPGMGGLDLCRELRKRGITTPILVVSARDSETDRVLGLEVGADDYLVKPFGLRELVARCRALLRRSQQNQPSPEEEQETIEHDNLCLYSRECRITRDGQDLNLSPKEFRILELLMRNPKRVWSRDQLLERIWGIDYVGDTKTVDVHIRWLREKIEATPSAPHHIRTVRGFGYRFG, from the coding sequence CCGCCAGTGCCGTCAGCACTGCGCGTCTTCTGGTCGTTGAAGACGATGACTCGATCAGAGAAACCATGCAGGAAGCCCTCAAAGCCGAGGGATTTGATGTCACCACCTGTCAGAACGGCAGCGATGCTCTGACGCAACTCACCACAACAGCCGAAGAAGGCATTGATGCCCTGGTGCTCGACCTGATGCTGCCGGGCATGGGCGGGCTCGACCTTTGCAGAGAATTGCGCAAACGCGGAATTACCACGCCGATCCTGGTGGTGAGTGCCCGGGACAGCGAAACCGATCGCGTGCTCGGACTCGAGGTTGGAGCGGATGACTACCTTGTGAAACCGTTTGGGCTGCGAGAGTTGGTTGCCCGCTGCCGAGCCCTGCTGCGCCGATCACAGCAGAACCAACCCAGCCCCGAGGAAGAGCAGGAAACCATCGAACACGACAATCTCTGCCTCTACAGCAGGGAATGCCGAATCACACGGGACGGCCAGGATTTGAATCTGTCGCCCAAGGAATTCCGCATTTTGGAATTGCTGATGCGCAACCCCAAGAGGGTCTGGAGTCGCGACCAGCTGCTGGAGCGCATCTGGGGCATCGACTACGTGGGTGACACCAAAACGGTGGATGTGCACATCCGATGGCTGAGGGAAAAGATTGAAGCCACACCATCGGCACCCCACCACATCCGAACCGTGCGTGGTTTCGGCTACCGGTTCGGCTGA